In Dolichospermum flos-aquae CCAP 1403/13F, the following proteins share a genomic window:
- a CDS encoding histidinol-phosphate transaminase gives MLKFIRSDLSQLNAYKAHPGSDNAEPVAIQFDRLDTNESPLDLPPEIKEKLAWNYQQLIETNRYPDGGHETLKNAISQYVNESANLANSTFTADNISVGNGSDELIRSLLIATCLGGEGAILVANPTFSMYGILAQTLGIPVVTVGRNQSNFETDLEAAKSAIAQTQNPPIRVVFVVHPNSPTANCLTTAELEWLKSLPEEILVVIDEAYFEFSQTTLAAELLQHPNWIILRTFSKAFRLAAMRVGYCIAHPDAIAILEKVRLPYNLPSFSIAAALIALENRQLLLESIPQTLSERTKMITALSTHPNLEITPSTTNFIYLRVKTDDAHSLVTILTNLNQKLRSQGTLIRLLPNGLRITIGTPAENTRTIERIQIALH, from the coding sequence ATGCTTAAATTTATCCGTTCCGATTTATCCCAACTTAACGCTTATAAAGCTCATCCTGGTAGTGATAATGCCGAACCAGTCGCTATTCAATTTGACCGATTAGATACTAATGAAAGTCCCTTAGATTTACCACCAGAAATCAAAGAAAAATTAGCTTGGAATTATCAACAACTTATTGAAACTAATCGTTATCCTGATGGTGGACATGAAACTTTAAAAAATGCCATTTCCCAATATGTCAACGAATCGGCAAATCTGGCAAATTCAACTTTCACCGCTGATAATATTTCCGTTGGTAATGGTTCAGATGAATTAATTAGATCCCTATTAATTGCCACCTGTTTAGGAGGAGAAGGTGCTATATTAGTTGCCAATCCTACCTTTTCCATGTATGGAATTTTGGCGCAGACTTTGGGCATTCCTGTGGTTACAGTCGGGAGAAATCAAAGCAATTTTGAAACTGATTTAGAAGCAGCTAAATCTGCCATTGCCCAAACACAAAATCCCCCTATTCGCGTCGTTTTTGTCGTTCACCCCAATTCCCCCACAGCTAATTGTTTAACAACAGCAGAACTAGAATGGTTAAAAAGTTTACCAGAAGAAATTTTAGTAGTTATTGATGAAGCTTACTTTGAATTTAGTCAAACTACTTTAGCCGCGGAATTATTACAACATCCTAATTGGATAATATTACGGACTTTCTCCAAAGCCTTTCGTCTTGCCGCCATGCGTGTAGGTTATTGTATCGCACATCCAGATGCGATCGCTATTTTAGAAAAAGTCCGTCTTCCTTACAATCTTCCCAGCTTTTCCATCGCTGCTGCCCTCATAGCTTTAGAAAATCGGCAACTTTTACTAGAGTCAATTCCCCAAACCCTGAGTGAAAGAACCAAAATGATCACAGCTTTATCAACACACCCGAATCTAGAAATTACACCCAGCACCACCAACTTTATTTACTTGCGTGTTAAAACTGATGATGCTCACTCACTAGTTACAATTTTAACAAATCTCAACCAAAAACTCAGAAGTCAGGGGACTCTGATTAGACTTCTACCCAATGGCTTACGAATCACTATCGGCACACCAGCAGAAAACACGCGCACAATAGAGCGAATACAAATTGCTTTACATTAA
- a CDS encoding GNAT family N-acetyltransferase: MKSWFFNPTQPQARSETATLPVGQLQIRVATPDDLMNIAQIVAESFHSQQGLWGWTFALFRMGIYEDLRHRLQSPTSHHICLVAVNAASEDQKIMGTIEMGVRITDAWTSINPGFPYLSNLAVHPSYRRLGVGASLLIRCEQISQEWGFQDLYLHVLENNHQARQLYFKLAYRVYKVESPWNALFLSRSRQILLHKRI; the protein is encoded by the coding sequence TTGAAATCCTGGTTTTTTAACCCTACCCAACCCCAAGCCAGATCAGAAACCGCTACTCTACCTGTTGGACAACTCCAAATTCGTGTAGCTACACCTGATGATCTCATGAATATTGCTCAAATTGTGGCGGAAAGCTTTCACTCTCAGCAGGGTTTATGGGGTTGGACTTTCGCTTTGTTTCGTATGGGTATTTATGAAGATCTAAGGCATCGTCTTCAGTCTCCCACAAGCCATCATATTTGTTTGGTTGCTGTTAATGCTGCCAGTGAAGATCAGAAAATTATGGGAACTATAGAAATGGGTGTCAGGATTACTGATGCTTGGACTAGTATAAATCCAGGTTTCCCTTATCTATCTAATTTAGCTGTTCACCCCAGTTACCGCAGATTGGGTGTAGGTGCTAGTTTACTGATTCGCTGTGAGCAAATCTCCCAAGAATGGGGATTTCAAGACTTGTATCTCCATGTTTTGGAAAACAATCATCAAGCCCGTCAGCTTTATTTTAAGTTGGCATATCGGGTATATAAAGTTGAATCCCCTTGGAATGCACTTTTTCTCAGTCGCTCACGTCAGATATTACTACATAAACGAATATAG